TCATGCAAAGATTAAATTTCTGACCTGCATCAAAGGGACCTACCGGGAATGTTACAGTGATTTCTTCCACACCGGATTTTACGGTTTCGTAAGCATTGTAGAGGAAAACACCATCCTCGTTAAACAAATTGAAACGAACGGTCTGATTCTGGAGTTTTGCGGTTTCACTTAATGTTAGGTTGATGTTCAGCTCCTGAATACGAACGGGCGGCTGGGTATAGGGGTCAGCATTTAAATGGAATGTGTCGCCAAGCAGGAAGGAACCGTCCTCATTTTTTACGGCATATGTGCCGATTTCGATATTGTCGCCGGGTGCATAGGTTGTGTCGTAATATTTAACAGATTCCAAGCCCTCGGTCATACAAAGCAGGAATTTCTGCCCTGCATCGAAAGGACCGACCATGAATTCTAAGATAACCTGTGTCATGCCGGGGATAATGTCTGCATGTGCATTGTATAAAAAACCGCCGGTTTCGTTAAACAGGTTAAAACGAACGGTTTGGGGTTGCAAATACTCGGTTTCGGTTAAATCCAAAATAACGGTTAATTTGTCGCAAACCGGTTTCTCGCCGAATTCAGCAGCGGATACGGTGCCTGCGAAAGAAAAAACCAGAGCAAGTGTAAGCAACAGACTGATGATTCTTTTCATTTCGTAACTCCATTCTGTCAAAAAGACATTTTTATTTCTTATTTTATTTTAACGGAAAAACAACAATTTGTCAATACAATTTGACAAATATAAGGGAAAATGATATGATTAATGGATAGAAGAAGTGAGGTGAAAGCATGCTGCCCGAAAACATAAAGCTGTATCTTGAAAATTTAATACAGGAAAATGCGCAAAAAGGCATACGCCCGAAGCTTTTACTGCATAGCTGTTGTGCGCCCTGTTCGTCATATGTACTGGAATTTTTGATGCAACATTTTGATATCACGGTGTTTTATTACAACCCGAACATTTATCCGCCCGAGGAATACACTTTGCGTGTCGAGGAACAAAAACGGTTCACCGAGGCTTTCACGAACGGAAAAATCAAAGTGGTGGATATGCCTCATGATGATAGTTCATTTTATGCGGCAGTAAAGGGTTTAGAACAGGAACAAGAGGGCGGTGCAAGATGTGAGGCTTGCTTTAAGCTTCGGTTTGAAAAAACGGCACAATATGCAAAAGAATATAAATTTGACTACTTTACAACAACTCTGTCTATCAGCCCACACAAAAAT
This DNA window, taken from Clostridia bacterium, encodes the following:
- a CDS encoding L,D-transpeptidase, with translation MKRIISLLLTLALVFSFAGTVSAAEFGEKPVCDKLTVILDLTETEYLQPQTVRFNLFNETGGFLYNAHADIIPGMTQVILEFMVGPFDAGQKFLLCMTEGLESVKYYDTTYAPGDNIEIGTYAVKNEDGSFLLGDTFHLNADPYTQPPVRIQELNINLTLSETAKLQNQTVRFNLFNEDGVFLYNAYETVKSGVEEITVTFPVGPFDAGQKFNLCMTEGAKAITYYDDEYMPGDNIEIATYAYLNEEGVPVGSDTFHMTMSPLTQEDAFKVRAEEFVNAKGYTSKTDYLIWISKSDFKVTLFKKDSSGKWAYRDSFLCSIGAPGTPTVEGQFEYIQYQKAWYYPEGFWCGPIMRFYRGYAIHSTLIRNSGGYYDSRLGMKISHGCVRLHPDNINYLVDVTPLYTAIVVTG
- a CDS encoding epoxyqueuosine reductase QueH, producing MLPENIKLYLENLIQENAQKGIRPKLLLHSCCAPCSSYVLEFLMQHFDITVFYYNPNIYPPEEYTLRVEEQKRFTEAFTNGKIKVVDMPHDDSSFYAAVKGLEQEQEGGARCEACFKLRFEKTAQYAKEYKFDYFTTTLSISPHKNSKTLNRIGQEVAERYGVKYLYSDFKKNNGYLLSCQISKEFKIYRQDYCGCVFSKREKEQRDKEKGM